TCCGCTTCAATCGCAGCGACCTCGTTCTCGCTGATCGCCGCCGCATCGTGCGTATCCAAACCACCACTCATACCCAGCGTTTCGCCTGTCGCACCCTCCCCCCTCGCCTTTGCCGGTGTccccgcagcagcagccttatATAGCAcactcttctccctctccctaaCCCTCTCaatcctcctctccaccaTCCCCTTCTGCACGCCCACAACATCCTCCAACCCCCTCCTCAGAAACCACAGAACACCCTCCCTAACAACCCGCACATATCTCACAATTTCCTCTTCCCTGCGCTGTTCATCAGACTTATCCTCGTCATTCTTATCCAGACCGCCGCTCGCCCAGCGGAACAGAACAGAAGTCGTAGACCCGTATTTCTTGCGCAGCAGCGTAGACTCAGTTTCCTGGCGGAGCGACTCGGCGGAGGACAGGTTGGTTATGGAGGATGAGAGGTCGCGGAGGAGGAGCGAGGTTGAGGTGTCGATTTCATCGCGTTGGGCGTCTGTTAGGCTTCCTTGTTGTTTgtcttgttggggttggtgtTTTGAGGAGACGGAGGATGTGCGGCGGAGTTGTTGGCGCTGGGACGGCGGCGGCGCATTCGTTGTTGTTAGGTAGGAGTGGCGGATTGTTTGGAGATAGTGGAGGAGAGAGGCTATGTGGGAGTTCTATTGCTTGTTAGCTTCGCTGTTATCATGgcttcgttcagtttgagaGACGAACGATGCGGTATGCTTCCTTGAGGAATTCATCGGCGGTTTCGGTGGATGGGAGTCGGGATGCTGGTGGTGGAATGGTTTTGGATGAGTGTTTTTCTGTTAATAGAGTGTTGAGGGTGGGTGTGAGGTCGGTCATTGTGGTCAATGTCAATGTCAAGGTTGGTGATGTAGTGGTGTAGATGTGTTGCTGTCAACATCGGGATCCGTCATGCGCGGTGGGTCTGCTTCGGCTGCCGGATTTTGGTGCCCTATCCCATACTCCGACTACAGCATGGACATATCAAGATGTACAGAAACGACTCTTGAGCGCGCTTAACTATAGCAACCcgaagaaaacaaagacaCAAATTTTTATTCATCGTAAACAGACAAAGAAACTGAGACTCTTCTAAGCGAAAATAAAGCTCCCCAACAAATACCCCTTCAAGCCCCCCCAACAATCAACTCCACAACCGAACAACCCATGATCCAGAAAACACCCAAGAAGGATACCCCAGCTCCTCGTTAACCCAGGATTTGTCTAAGCTGCAATAGCTGGTCAGTATCCTGGCACATGGTTGGCAGGGTGCAGGACTATTGGAGTGCTGAAGACGAAGGGAGTTGGGAGTTGAGGGGGAGAATTCTTTGGACTGATGTAATATCAGCCCCAAACAGCTGCAGTCACTCCTAACAAAATCAGCAGAATGGGAAGGAGCGACTGTAGCTTTGATTGGATGTCAGCCTTGCCCTGACCGACCGTGCCAAGACATGGATATGGAGAAAGCTGACGATGAGAGTGAACGAATTGAGTATACTGCATGTATTGAGCCCGAAATGCGACTCGGAAATGCACCTGGAGAGAATAAGAGAATATAAAGGGTAGAGAGACGATTGTCCAGGTGGGttgaagagaggaagagcagAAATAGCCAGGACAACcccgaaaaggaaaccacccACAGGTGGAGAAAAACCAATCGCTCCTCTATAGTGACAGCATTGAAACACCTTCAATCTATCCCATTCAAACTATGAGAATTGAACTGCTTTGCTTTGAAACACTAGTCAGTCTTCTATCGTCCAAACGGAACCGTAGTTATGTTGGTCAACAGTATGGAGTTATCAGAGTACTGAGAACTAGAATTGTGACACGTTACTACTGGATGCTTACGAGCAAAGTCAACATAGAAAACACAACCTCCCACAAAAGCCAAAAGCAAAACCATAAAACCGGAAAACCGAAAAACAAATAAAAAGCACCCGATATCCACGAGCCTCTAGGACGCCTGACCAGACTGACAGCCATCATCGCGTGATGCGTCCAATACCCCTCGCAATATGCTTGCCTCCTCTCATTATGTTGCCGAAAGCGCCGTTGTTCTCGCTATTGCCCAAGGGTCAGCAAGACGAGGCAGAGAGAGACAGCATTGACGAGGACTTTAATAGCAGTTTCCATAGTGGTAGTGATTGAGTGGCaggtgaagaggaaaggTATTTATGATTATTTAGTTGATGGTTGGGAGACGATGAGGTTGGTTCGGGAGATGTTTGGAAGATGGTGGGGAAGTTGGGAAGTCCTGAGTAGGGGAGTGGACGAGAAATTCTTCGAACGGATCTGATACGGACCCAAATGGCAGCTATGGTTACTCCTTCCGTAACAGACCCAACAAAGCAGGAAGGAGCAACTGTAGCTGACATCCATCATTGGGCGTCGACCCTGCCCTAACTGGCCGTGGCAAGACAACAGGGGTAAGTCCGGGATGTATTATATTGATCGGGTAAATTCTTTTATATTTTATCAGCTTTTATGGAATACATAGAGTTTTCTAGTGCTGCTACCTCTTGTTGCGAATGGTCTTTCCTTTGGGCTCGTCCTCCTCTCCACGAGGTTCTTCTCTGGGCTTTCATGCCACACTTGATCAACATGTAACTCAGTTGCCCTTGGGCGTAGGTACTGGCCAAAATACACACTCGTCTATAGGCTTCATGAGACCCTGGGCCTGGACTCCACGCAGCAGGATCTATCAATTGGCTATTCAGGTAGTTCAGTTGATCGTCAAAACGGTTTATTCGAGCTTTTCTAGCGAATGACAAAACAGAAAATGCAAAAAGCCTAATCTATACTGGCTTCAATTTAACTGAACATAATCAAAATAAAACAGACTGCATATTCCATCGTTAGGAATAAGTCTTGCTTTCAAGCCTGCAACACAAAGGTCAGCATTTCTCATTCTGCAATCGCCTGAGGACATGCGACTTCTTGGGTGACTTACTTCTCTGATCCAGATCCGGGGCTGTCCGAGACTAATGGTTGGGGATGCGTTATTTTATCCCATATCCTTTAGCTCATAATTCTCGTCTCATTCAACAGAAGTGGCCATGCCGCGGGAGAAGGTCTCATCGGGTTTCGGAGGGTGCTGAGTAGGTAGACGGTGTCCTAACAAACGCACCCGCTAGTATTCAACACTCTATACAGTCTGGGATCGACTCACCAGTTTTCAGATGGACATAGTCGTCTAAAGTGCGAGAGTGATAGATGAGAGGGCAAGAAAGTGGAAAGCTGCACACAATCAGCAACATCTTTTAGGTTTGGAGGTACTCACTAGTATTGAACAATTGCAGCAATGCAGAAGCATAAGGCGATGATTACAATAAGGATTGCAATTGCACCAAAATACAAGAAACTGCTCTCAGCAATACTTGCGGCCATTTTGGATACAAGGCTAATGCCCATTGCTGGAATTGTGGCATATTCTAAAGGTGGGAACATGTATGTGCGTTTTCCTCTTTTGAATAGTGCGACCAACAAGCAATTTCTAGATAGAAAGATACTTCTCTTGGAAGCTCCAAATCTATTGGTACTTTCAGAGAATAGCGAAGATCCATGAGCGGGGGCATGGCTGGAGTTTTGGCTGGGTTCTTCTTGAGTGACTGGGAACGTAGGTGCGGTTGTCACATAGACCACGGAGATGTATACCGGGGACGGTGGGATTTGCAGCGAAGGTCGCTGGGTCTAGTTGACGATCAGGCATGTGCCGGGCCACCTATGGAACAGACACATTAGGGAAAACCATTCTTCAATCGTATTGTATCAGAGGAGACATACTTGTTGCGATAGTAGAACCACGCCACAATGGCCAGTGTCAACACGAGGCCACCCACACCAGTGCAGGTCAGGATCCCGGTCACAAGTTTCCAGGTTTGGCTTCCTACCAAATTGACATGAACATTGGGTATGCTTAACCAGGCACAGGACAGATCGAGGACGTCGGAATAGGTGGTGATGACGACAAAGGAGCCATGTTTACATACGCTAAACGAGAAAAATCCGAGGTACGATATGCAATGTTTAGAAGTTGATTGCTTGTAGTTCTGCAACTAAAAAGACTTATGGTCCTGAGGCAGTGAATGGTCTGGGTTGTTCTCTCCAACATCCAGGGTGAGGGCGGCTCCTGCTCATTTTAATGTCTTGCACCTCAAAAGCTTCATGAGAGATCATACTTCCAATTCCCCCTCGCACGAAGGATATTCTAGTGTTCATCGTTCAGACTCCGGAGTTCTTTTCCATACGCACGAAGTCGCGTTAGTTTCCtatctctccctctcatTTTCCGGCTGACAATATGAGTGACTTCTGTATAGCCTTGACTTTCTCTTGAACGAATACTTCCCGTTGGACAACCCGACGTATTTCAGTGTCTCCCAGGGCGATACCATTGGACCATTTGGACGCCCGTTGGTGATATTCGTCAGGCAAATTGTAGAAAGAGAGCCAACACACTGCTCGTGTAAGCTGATGGTAACCTGAGTTTTCCATTTGGAACTCCAGCAGCCTCACCGCAACATCATCATTGATAATCTCCTTTGGCAGCGAGATGAGAATTTTCACCTTGTCGACGAAAGACTCGTCGGCGAACAGGATTTCTGTCAGGCCCAGAGGATTTTTTACCTGCTTAATCAACCTGAGCCAATCTTCCAGCGAGTAGCCCTTGGACGCCATGAGTCTCTATTTGATCAGTGTAAGTCTGTAATTGTGTTGAGATGGAGAGAAAACCGCAGCGCGCTTCTGCCTATTTCGCAGTACTAATCCTGGTTTATAGAGTCATAACATCGTATTCGTATAGATGTTTGGCATGGAATGCCAAGGAGGCTTGTCTTCGCCCTACAGGGCTGAGGATCTACACAGTCGGAGTAGAATATTTAACATTGTTCTTTCACAAGTACTCTACGGAGCTCTCTGTGAAGAAGAtagtaataataataataaaaaaatttttttttcagaatagcatacggagtacaaatTCATGCTCTAAAAATACACAGCGAGTCAGACACCGCCTCAGCCGTCCACGAAAACCGTTACGGAAATCCTCATCTCCAGGCGGGTCGCGCGTCCAGGCAACATTATTAGCCAGTCTCATACCCCTTTGGGTTTAGATCCGCGTGTCTCCTGGAACCTATTAAAGCTTCGGTTTTCCTctctgtttttctttctccatcCATCCCCAGACTTCTTCTCTCAATTACTCTATAACTACCTCTAAGCAAAATGTTCAacttctccctcttcaaGTCCTCCAAGGAGGAAACCCCCGCCGCCACGTGGAACCCCAACACTCTTACCATGGAACAGCCCTCGAGTCCCGAGGCTCCTCAtgcccagcagcagcaggttGTTACTGAACAGCCGGTATGCTTTCTTTATTCTGTGTTTGTGCGCGACAGGTACTAACAAACAATAGTCCACCCAGGAACCGATGCAGATGGGCCTCCGCGGTGGTAACGGCGGTGGTATTTGCTGCGGAATGTacgttctctttcttccttttctcttcatcAAGTGACTCGTATGCTAACAACCTCTAGCTGCGCCGGTCTTGCTTGC
This region of Aspergillus chevalieri M1 DNA, chromosome 4, nearly complete sequence genomic DNA includes:
- a CDS encoding putative SNARE protein (Ufe1) (COG:U;~EggNog:ENOG410PNJX;~InterPro:IPR001936,IPR000727,IPR019529;~PFAM:PF10496;~TransMembrane:1 (o355-373i);~go_process: GO:0043087 - regulation of GTPase activity [Evidence IEA]), producing the protein MTDLTPTLNTLLTEKHSSKTIPPPASRLPSTETADEFLKEAYRINSHIASLLHYLQTIRHSYLTTTNAPPPSQRQQLRRTSSVSSKHQPQQDKQQGSLTDAQRDEIDTSTSLLLRDLSSSITNLSSAESLRQETESTLLRKKYGSTTSVLFRWASGGLDKNDEDKSDEQRREEEIVRYVRVVREGVLWFLRRGLEDVVGVQKGMVERRIERVREREKSVLYKAAAAGTPAKARGEGATGETLGMSGGLDTHDAAAISENEVAAIEAELSPEQLQLFAEENDTMLRYYEETLDKVQHAERSLLEIASLQQTLVGHLATQEDYINQLVTDASNTTTNIGEGNKELKRATEQRSTAQAVFWGTVGLCTWLVIWDLVF
- a CDS encoding uncharacterized protein (COG:S;~EggNog:ENOG410Q22F) — translated: MFNFSLFKSSKEETPAATWNPNTLTMEQPSSPEAPHAQQQQVVTEQPSTQEPMQMGLRGGNGGGICCGICAGLACFECCEICC